The Candidatus Bathyarchaeota archaeon genome includes the window TCCAAGGGCTTTCAGCATTGCATCCACAGGGCTTTTCCCCTCCTTCAACGCAGTCCTTATGGCCCTTCCAACTCTCATCGTCAGAGATTGGGCTCCAGGGAAGGCGGCCCTCTTTAGGTCTGACCCCTTGACGGCATGAATCCCCCTTACCGAGCCTCCTGAGTATGTGGCGATCCCTTCCACGATCTCCTCCATCCTCTGGAAGCAGAGGGTCTGCTCCAGAACTATAAGATCTCCCATGAGGGTGGTCCACACCGCTGGCGTGCATGGGACATTTTCCAGGTTGAGGCCGTTCTGGGAGATCTCTGGCGCAGCCCTATGACCAGCCATGGTTGCGTCTATGAGAGGCTTGTCCTCCCTAGCCAGTTCGCACAGCAGCCTGGCGAAACCGGGCGCCACCTCGAACTGGATGTGGGAGAAGGGCTCCTTCCCGACGAGCTCGATCAGCCTCTTCACACCGGCCCTCGCGAACTCGGGGCCCGGGATCTTTGACCAAGTGTTTAAGGGGCACCACTCCCTATCAGCCTGCTCTATCTGGATCCTTATCCTCTCATAGATATCGATGGGCCTTTTGAAGTCTCTCGTCAGCCTCTGCCTTGGGTACGCCGTCCACTTCTCCATCATCTCCGGCTGTATGCCACCACCAGTACCACAGTCCGAGAAGACTATGGCATCGTCAGGGACCTCTTCAAGGTCTATGAACCTGAGTTTATGCCCCTCATACAACACCTCATCGACCATCCTCTCCACGGCTTCAATAGAGGGTGCTACACC containing:
- a CDS encoding DUF917 domain-containing protein, with protein sequence MRFLTKEDVLDYQIGCTTLSTGGGGVAPSIEAVERMVDEVLYEGHKLRFIDLEEVPDDAIVFSDCGTGGGIQPEMMEKWTAYPRQRLTRDFKRPIDIYERIRIQIEQADREWCPLNTWSKIPGPEFARAGVKRLIELVGKEPFSHIQFEVAPGFARLLCELAREDKPLIDATMAGHRAAPEISQNGLNLENVPCTPAVWTTLMGDLIVLEQTLCFQRMEEIVEGIATYSGGSVRGIHAVKGSDLKRAAFPGAQSLTMRVGRAIRTALKEGKSPVDAMLKALGPIGFKLFEGEIFDYWQEGRFSFIWGVAKIKGIGPYAGHDMKIWYKNEHHISWLDGKPYVTSPDGINVIDIETGWGLANFWPAEWEPGRKVAVVGVKAEDRWETPMGLKLFGPSHFRFDIPHIPIDKIYKPFE